GGAAAAAAAGCGAATAAATGAATTTGAAAGAGGAAGTTATTGGCGCAAATTAAATCGATCCACGACCTTTTCTTGGCACTTGCAGCGGAAACGTCGTATCAGTTTTTGGACGGACGACGGGCAGCTTGAATTTCGCGATGgcgaaaacaaacaaacaaacgaCCAAACACAGCTCGCTACATACGGCAACTCCACTCCTAGTAGGAGCAGTGTCCCTTGCACAAAAGGGAGTTCGATCTTGAAGTGTGCACTCTAGCTAGCTGCTAGCCTACACTATACacacaaaaaattaaaaaaaaatgtcaGGACAGGGACTTCCATCAAATGGCTCTCATGAGTTGCCCGGCCTATCTCACGTTGGCTAGCTGCGCTTGGACCATAAAAACGAAGGCCCCATGAAGCAACGAGTTCTTCACTTGCGTGGCATGCACAAATCGAAAGGGAATTGAAACTGATTTCGATTTGCAACCACTTTGATTCGGTTCCAATGCAGAAGTTGTTGGTTTCGGTTCGTATTTAGGCCGAATTCAGGGGGGGGCTTGCAACGCAACGGGCCGTTAAAGCGGAGCGTCACCGGCGTCCGGCTGGCTGCCTTTGCGTGCTCATCGATTTACGGCTGCGCTAGTGCTTCGCCACTACTGCTAGAGCAATACACGTAACCAGAGCCGGCTGGCTGACGATTTAATGGTAAGATTTTAAATGCCCCGTTTCCTGTGTTTAATTAGTCATGGACCTGTCATGATATATGAGCAATCAGCATTTTATTATATTCCTTTTTCAAGATTTGATTTGGTACATTGATGCACATTTCCGTTTCTGGTTGCCTGTTTCAAGATTTCCAGCTTGAAACGTCGATGCACATTTCTGTGCTTATTGATTATTTTTGGATTTCCAGCTTGATGTGTTTGGATTCCTGGCGAACTTCAAAGATTTATCTGTATTTTAAGCTTTCAAGAAACGCGAACAAAACATAGGCTGGAAATGGTTAGCCATTCTGTTAGTCTCCACTGAACAATTATAATCGTCTTCATGTTCTTGTTATAGGAGATTACAAATAACCAGCTTCTTATCATCGTGTGCCAGTtacctctatttttttttctcttttgttttttttaagaaaatgcAGAGCTTTTAGTTAAACTCTGAAATTTGTTCCTTCAGAGGTGCAGGTGCTGTTTCATATCTGCATGTACTGTTTCAAATCTTTAGACCGTTATATTATTATGCATTAGGTACAAACAGTACTGCAGTTCGTCTTGATTTCATTCCATACCGTCTaggatttttaaaataaaacacGCACAATGACCTCATTGCACTTGAAGAAGCTCTGGCCCGTTTCAAATATAATCTACACAGAATATTTTCTTCAAGAAAAAGATCCCAcatatttcttttcattcaTCAAGAGCTAAAATCAAGCCATTCATAAAGGTTAGTACACGCTTATTTAAAGGCGTTATTATTGTTGCAAGCAAGGGCGTCAATCACTCCTTGCCTTGCCTCCTAGGCAATGCAATTAGTACTAAATACGCGCAATTTAAACGGAAATCAGAAAATTATTTGCCTTAACAGCTGCTACATCAGCGGTGGACTCCCTCCTATTTAAACGCTCCCTCCCTCTCACCATTCCACCAACTTCTCCAAACCCCTCATCTCCCACACCACCCCAAGCAGCCATGGTGCTCACCATGACCACCGGCCATGAGGACtcgctcctcctgctcctcctcccgacAACCTCCCCACTCCCGCCCCTCGtcgcggccctcttcctggCTGCCCTGCTCCTGTGGCTCTCCCCCGGCGGGCCAGCGTGGGCGctctcccgctgccgccgcccgccgtccggCCCTCCGGGCGTGGTCACCGCGCTCTCCAGCCCCGTGGCGCACCTCACGCTGGCGGCGCTGTCCCGcgccgtcgacggcggcgcggcattGATGGCCTTCTCGGTCGGCCTCACGCGGCTCGTGGTGTCCAGCCAGCCGGACACGGCGCGCGAGATCCTCGTCAGCCCGGCGTTCGGCGACCGCCCCGTCAAGGACGCGGCGCGCCACCTGCTCTTCCACCGCGCCATGGGCTTCGCTCCGTCCGGCGACGCGCACTGGCGTGggctccgccgcctcgccgccgcgcacctgtTCGGCCCTCGACGCGTGGCCGGGGCCGCGCACCACCGCACCTCCATCGGCGCGACCATGGTctccgacgtcgccgccgccatggtacGCCACGGCGAGGTCTCCCTGAAGCGCGTGCTGCACGCCGCGTCGCTCAACCACATCATGGCCACCGTCTTCGGCAAGCACTACGACGACTTGGCCAGCCAAGAGGGCGCACTGCTGGAGGAGATGGTGACCGAGGGCTACGACCTCCTTGGGACTTTCAACTGGGCCGACCACCTGCCATTGCTCAAGTGGCTCGACCTCCAGGGCGTGCGCCGCCGGTGCAACAGGTTAGTCCAGAAGGTTGAAGAGTTCGTTGGCAAGATCATCCAGGAGCACAGGGCGAGGCGTGCAAATGGAGGGGTCACGGATGAGTTCGTGGGTGACTTCGTGGACGTCCTCCTTGGCCTCGAGGGAGAGGAGAAGATGTCAGATTCCGACATGATCGCTGTTCTTTGGGTAAGATCGACTTTGTATGTGTAAAATGCATGTCCTTTACAATCTTTATTTATCTTCTCTGTTACATGGATACGGAAATGGTTTCATTCAATTTACGCACGTTTTGtcctgttgtttttttttttgttgtaacCAGGAAATGATCTTCAGAGGCACCGACACGGTGGCGATCTTGATGGAGTGGATCATGGCGAGGATGGTGCTGCACCCTGACATCCAGGCGAAGGCGCAGGCGGAGCTGGACGCCGTCgtgggccgcggccgcggcgtgaCCGACGCCGACGTGGCCAACCTCCCCTACATCCAGTGCGTCGTGAAGGAGACCCTGCGGATGCACCCTCCGGGCCCGCTCCTCTCGTGGGCGCGCCTCGCCATCCACGACGCGCACGTCGGCGGCCACCTCGTCCCCGCCGGCACGACGGCGATGGTGAACATGTGGGCCATCGCCCACGACCCCGCCATCTgggccgagccggaggtgttcCGCCCCGAGCGCTTCCAGGAGGAGGACGTGAGCGTGCTCGGGAGCGACCTCCGCCTGGCCCCCTttggcgccggccgccgcgtctGCCCGGGCAAGATGCTGGCGCTCGCCACCACCCATCTCTGGATCGCGCAGCTGCTGCACCAGTTCGAGTgggcctccgcggccgccgccggcggcgtggaccTGTCGGAGCGCCTGAGCATGTCGCTGGAGATGGCGACGCCGCTGGTGTGCAAGGCCGTCCCCAGGTTCCAAGCAGCAGCCTAAGCTGTCGTACGTCATCACCGTCAGGCCCTTCAATTTGTTTGCCCGAGTGTCCGACCTACCTCCATGCTTGGCCGCGTCGTCGTCTTGTTTAGCTGGTGTCTCTACGAACCAATGAAGGAAGCTACGACCAAATGGTCGCCGTGCATGGCGTCGTCAGAGTTTTTCCTTATATTTTCCGTTTGTCCAAGCATTCCTCATCTCTTAAGAATGTGGCATGCTAAGTTTTGTGTGCTAAAATAATTTGGTGCGATCGGCTGGCTCGTGGAAATGAACATGAGCGATAATATTAAGAGTTATTTATATTGGActttgaggaatgttgagtaccttCTCCTGGCTGGGATGAGTGAATTGTAAactgtgcggtgtgatcgtgtgcttggtctttggttgcaggtacacgggcgtcgagtgtcgacggagagctaccgtagaggtgctgtggccgatggaccgtgtggTGGACGACGGTGAAGgccagccgggaccggagctcgggcctggcggtagctgtggcgtccactcctggatcgagggcgcaagcaccggtggatggcgggtttcttggtttgcgccacaaaaccaagttggcggacggcggttgaagacgccaagtcgtggaggcacgggcgtcggtctcgggactggcagAGGAACGGGTgttgacggcgtctagggcctcgctgcgggcgaggaggtgacgggcgtcgggcggcgtctagggccgtcagaaggccgaggcgggaacggcgtccagggccacggcgtggaggcgggaatcttcccgcgcgtggagttttggcggttttctcaaaaccggccacctacctggGTTTCGCGGActctccaaaaccgcggaccggatcttcatccccacggtggcatcgcggagaagacttcgactcgaagaaagaaccttggccgtcggatgagtccttatatctttttccggttttgcccctacgggctttctagtgtctagttaagtctagggatagtttagtcttttagttCTAAAGTTAGTGTGCATAAACATCTACTCACacactctctctttctctcctctctctgccTGGCGCCCAGACCAGACCACCTCTCAGGcgtctcctcctcttcctccatattccttcctttcttctctaGGATTAGGATTTTAGGGCTATGGATTTTTGAGGCTCTTGTATGaaattgatcgggaaaggaggccctctcctccttgtgccctcagGGCTTTTGAATTCGTTTCAATTTCATACATCTTGTGCCTTGtttggttgaaattcgattttccCGTGTCTATTCTTGTGCACGAGATGAGGGGTTGTTTCTTGATGATCACGtgactctttgtagtgattctaatccatctagcctagtgctaaaacctGCGGAATCACGAGTCCCTTCAATTCGAAGTTTttgagttctagagaaaacctCGTTCTTGCTCGAGATATCTGCGATTCCTCCCATctcatggagtgattcgtcgattcctttcgtggacatgttcacaaggtctttgtgatcatgtctgcaaaatttgagctcctttggacttgatttgatcctccAATCATCGAGGTTTCCAAAGGACGCGGGCTGGAAAAATGTTTCTGGACTCGAACAGAATTCTCcctatcaccggatgaaccgacgtgtTTAAACATAtgcacgtcggatcaaccggtgaatagGTGTTACGGCTGTTAGGGTTTTTGACGAATTGAACCGACGCTTCTCTGTTGCTCCGGGGCAATAgcgccggatcatccggtgtattTGTTTTTGTGACAGCATCTCTGGGTGTTGAACTGTTGCACTGACGAGTTCATTTTGTccctcatcggtttaaccggtgagtggttCTGGGTTTTGTCCTATTCtgggcatcggtttaaccgacgaggtGCTCCAtgtgcacgtcggtttaaccggtgttcactACGTTGTTTTGctgtctctctggacaactgcactgatGTTAATTGTCGATTTTGTCGGTTTAattggtgcattgttttatcgtgctgcaggctctgtatcatcggttaaaccgacgtactCAAGTCTTtgtacgtcggatcaaccggtgatatatacCGTGCTGAATCTTGTGCTGTTCTTTGCGTTTGCTTTCGCGTTTATTCTCGTTTGTTCCTAGGGTTGtttttgtgttggtgtagctcctcTATAGCTATTCCACACTTCACCTAAGAATCCAGGGTTGAGTGCGCACTTGGGATTTTAAGCCGTACTCTCTTTGAAGAAaaattttaatcggctcccattcaccctccTCTGGTCGCTATTTCGGTCCCTCAGACTTGgtctcaaactttttttttaatatcaaaatcGTCGTCATGCAAGGGCTTCTTGCTCTGAACAGTCACATTTTGTTACCAAGCAGCGACTAAATGGAGTCTTTGCTACCTGCGAGACGAAATGGCATGTGCCTAACAAACTATACTTCTCTTATACTGTGTATTCATGCAACCATGCTACTCTGCCTACCCAGCTCATGCATGTTCATGCTACTCACGCAGTCACGCGTCTCATGCTTGGCAGGAAAAACTGCCCACTACTCATGCATTCTACTGATGCTGCTTATCAGTTTTAGACTTGGTCTCTGCAACGGGCTTGCTTATTTCATCGTCTGAATCCTGAAACCTTTTTTTTTATATGATCTGAATCTCGAGGCATGTGTTCACACGAAGCCAGAGCTCAAGGCATCAGATTCAGACAATCATCTGcgttagaagaagaagaagaagaagaagaagaagattcaGACCATCATCTTCATTTCTCCCATTTCGTTGTTCCATATTGTGTAGCAATGGGCACAGtaccgtttttttttttgaacgtgCAAAAGTTTTGCATGTCTTCTAATCGACAGAGGTGTTGCCTTGAATCAGGATGCACAGTACGGATTGATGCCTTGAATCAGGCTGATTTTACAGTCTTGGTGTTGCCTCCCAAGTACCGCAAAACTGTCCCATGGTCTTGCTATGAACGCCGATGGTTTTTGGTGTGGGTGTTTGAGCAATTTGTTGAAGAGGAGATAAAAAGATATGATATAATAGCTGAAGGTGCTCGTGGACTAGACTCTGATACTTTTTCAAGATAATTTACTTTCTGCTCTCTGCTTTCCCATGATCCTGAAAGTTGACTTGTGTAGAAGTCAGTGACCGTAAAACAGCCTTTGTTAATCAACGATCAGTCAGACTCAGATCATGATCATCTTTGATATCCGCCAACAAATCAAGAAACTAGCTTGGCCTGGTCATAACTGCATCCAGTCAGATCGATACGATCAAACTGtttttgttatatatatatatatatatatatatatatatatatatatatatatatatatatatatatatacaaaaaagaaaaaaaaataacggCCTTGATTCCTCAGTGAACTGTCAACTCCTCTGGTAACTAGGTTGGTCGCAGCTGAAGATTCGATCCAATAAGATCTGATGGCAACAGTCGCAGCCAAATGCAAGGCCtgtataaaaaaaactaatataGTTGCAGTTCAACGCCTGCGCCTTCAGATAGGCGCTGCATTTGCCATGCCTCATGGAAGTAATCGAGGTATGCTAGCACGCAGTAATTGAAGTTGGTCAAACACTGGGAAACAGAGCACTGTTTCATGGAAGGGAACCGGACGCTGGGTGCAGAGCATTTCTTTTTAATGGCCCGCGCGCGCAGTGATCTGTTTCGTTTGAGGAAACCGTGATCCGTTTACGTAGTAGTCATCAGACCCCATGGTTTAGCAGTGGAAACTTCTGGGAGATGGACGAATCAAAAGTGCAGCTTGCTTGCTTGCCAACCAAAGCTTTCTTGTACTGCATCTTGGCTATGTCAACTACTCCGTAGGCATCAGCATCCTTGAGGACTGCAACCCTGAACCTGATCACCAAATGATACGATTCCAACACGGCCATTCCAAATGAAGAACCAAACGATATGATTCCACCAAGGCAGATTCAAACAAAATCTGATTTGGACATCCTCAGATCCAAATCTGCGCGGCATCTGCGACGAAGAAGACCGGAAAGCAGCTGCGTCGTCGCCAACTCGCCATCGATGGAAAGATGCCTGTATCTACGACGAAAACGGAAAGGTCCGACCAGAACGTGTCCCATATGCCGCTTGGAGCCAGCCGGTGGGCGCCACCGTCCCATCATTGGCGCAATCTGCAGGTGTGGGCGAGACGGAGAGCAATGGCGGAGATCTGGGCTCGCGGGGACAAGACAAAGCCGTCGCCGGCGGTTGGTCACGTCGCCGGTCAGCCCCCGTCTAGCCTGAAAAGAAAGGTGCTGCGAGATGGTGCTGCGTTCTGTCAGTAGTCAGGAACGTGATTGGGCCTCGACCCACTGACGACGGCGAGATGCATGGGctccgtcccgtcccgtccgtCGCGGTgtgatcgccgtcgccggccgcggGGAGCGCAACTCGGCAAGATcatgcggccggccggcggcgcgtggaTGCCCACGTGGGCTATACCGCCCTGCTCGTAGGTGCAGTCGCCTAGTCGGCACTCGGCAGGGAAAGCCTGCCGCGCACAGTTGGACGCGACGGGAGCGGCCGGGCGGAGCGCGGCGGAACACGATCCTCGGGTGCGTGATGGGCACCGGGCACTTGGGGCAGGAGGCGCCATGCCGCGTTCGCCAACCCCGGGGACGGATCGGGATACCGCGGCTAGAGTTGGCTGGAAAGTGGAAAGGCTCCAGGCGCTCTGGCTCACCCTGCGCACCGAAATTATCGAAAACCGAATCGAAATTACCGAAACCGAAGTATTCTGTTCCATGTTCGGTTTCGAGTTTTTAGGAACCGAATTACCGAGATAAATACCGAAACCGAACCGAGTTTACCGAAGTTACCGAATTTACATGAAATGTGATAAGTTTGAGTGTTGTTATATAATTGATTGTACAATTATAGAAAATATATTATGTATTTTTGGCACTCACACTTATAGTCATGTGGATTTTTATATGTATTTGTATTTTGCACTATTAATACCTATGAAATTATATCAAAATTAGTTTTTGAACCGGCTATTACATCTTCTCTGTGACTAATTCGGTACTATTCGGTAAATACCGAAACCGAACCGAATTTACCGATACCGAATTTCTTCTGTACCAAATTTTTTAGGAACCGATCGGAACCAGTTTCTGAAGAACCGAAATTGTCCAAATTGTCTAGATACCGAATTACCGAACGCGCAGGATGAGCTCTGGCTGATACCCGgcgaatcggcggcggcgggtcgcggGCCGCGGGGGAAGTCGCAAGCCTGCCTCCACGACGCACCGACGGGGCAGAAAATTCTCTGCGGCGGTGCCGCACAACGCTGCTCGTGCGACACCGCCCAGGACTGTGCCGCGTGGCTTTTGGTGGGCCTGGTCATCAAGCTTGCCGCGGGGGCTGCGCTGTTTCGGATTTGGAGCCGCTGCTGAGCCAGGATTGAAAAGCTGAGCCGCAGCAGAGAAGCGGAGCCGCTGCTGCGCGACGGAGCCTTGGGACTGCTACGCATATTGAAAAATACTAGTAGATTCGTGAAAAAAGGATCTGACGTCAAACTGCAGAACTCTGCCGCGGCCATCGATGGAGAgttctgccgccgccggccattcaGGTACTGCGAACATCAACCATAATGTTCTTCCATCAACAGCGATGGTCGAACCGGACACCCTCCAGTCAGCTGCGGCTGCTGAGATTGCAGTTCAATCTGTTTCACCGTTGAGGGCATCATCGGCTCCCGGCAATGAATTGGTCACTGGTGCTTCGACAGTCTCAGAGGTGATGGAGATGCTAACAAATTCAACCATGCAAGCACCGGAGGTGTTCGAAGCCATAGCACCTCAGGATCCGCCAACTGATCAGGTAGTTTCACCAAATAAACTTTGAACTATATTTCATTATTGTAGCTTCATGTTTTAATTAAGTATCTCATTATTCTGTAGGTGGGTAGTAACCATGGTGGATCTGCAATTGTACCTCATGTTGGAATGTCTTTCAAATCAGAGAATGATGCATATCAGATATACAATGCTTATGCTAGAAGAATTAGTTTTAGTATAAGAAAGAGCACCACAAGGCTTAAACCAGATGGGACTGTATATCAGAAGCATATGGTATGTAGCAACCAAGGACAACGAGCTAAGCATTCAAAACATCAGACTTCAAAAGAAAATGCCACTAAAAGGACATGTTGTGATGCTCGTATTCAGTTCAGTGTAAGTAGAGAGGAAATTTGGACAGTGCAAAAGATTGTATTCGACCACAATCACTATCTTGCTAGTCCAAATAAGGTAAACAAGTTGAGGTCCCAACGACGTATTAAAGAGGCAGATAAACAACTAATTTCTCAGATACGAGAAGCTGGAATACAACCAGCCAAGGTCTATGAATTTTTCAAGCAGTGGTATGGAGGAGTTGAGAATGTACCTTTCACATTGATGGATTGCAATAATATGATTGGTCGTGAGCGGAGGAAGTACTTACCATCTAATGATGCGCAAACGCTACTAGAATATTTGAAGAATAAGCAATTAGAGGATCCTACCTTTTTTATGCCATACAATTAGATGAGGTTGATGGTCGGATAGCCAATTTTTCTGGGCAGATGGTCAAGCTATCATGGATTATGCATGTTTTGGTGATGCCGTATCATTTGACACTACATTTCAGACCAACAAATTTGAGATGCCTTTTGCCCCACTTCTTGGAACCAACCATCATAAGCAGACAATTATTTTTGGAGCTGCACTGTTATATAATGAAACCATTGAATCATTTGTTTGGCTCTTCAACACATTTCTAACAGCAATGTCCGGCAAACATCCTAGCACAATTTTCACAGATCAATATACTGCCATGTCTGCTGCAATTAGAATTGTATTCCCTAACACAAGGCATCATCTTTGTTTGTGGCATATTTTTTCAAAATGCTGCCAAACATCTTAGTCACGTAATTGAGGATCACCCACAGTTTCTTGCAGAATTTAAGAGATGTGTCTACCAAGAGAGTTCTGTGGCATATTTTGATGAGTTACGGCATGAATTATTGAACAAATATAAGCTCGAGAAGAACTCATGGCTCACTAACCTTTATGCGTTGCGGGCGCACTGGGCTGCTATCTTCCGTGACTCTTTTACTGCTGATATGACCTCAACGCAAAGAAGTGAAGGTATGAATAATGTTTTCAAGAAAAGGTTTCGAAGAAAACTTTGTCTTTATGAGCTTATTGAAGAATGTGAGAAATGCACTGCTAGTCTTCGTGAGAACGAGTTGGATGCGGACTATAAGTCACGATCCACTAACCCAATTATTTATATGCCACATTTAGCAATGTTGAAG
This portion of the Panicum virgatum strain AP13 chromosome 2N, P.virgatum_v5, whole genome shotgun sequence genome encodes:
- the LOC120658540 gene encoding cytochrome P450 78A5-like, coding for MVLTMTTGHEDSLLLLLLPTTSPLPPLVAALFLAALLLWLSPGGPAWALSRCRRPPSGPPGVVTALSSPVAHLTLAALSRAVDGGAALMAFSVGLTRLVVSSQPDTAREILVSPAFGDRPVKDAARHLLFHRAMGFAPSGDAHWRGLRRLAAAHLFGPRRVAGAAHHRTSIGATMVSDVAAAMVRHGEVSLKRVLHAASLNHIMATVFGKHYDDLASQEGALLEEMVTEGYDLLGTFNWADHLPLLKWLDLQGVRRRCNRLVQKVEEFVGKIIQEHRARRANGGVTDEFVGDFVDVLLGLEGEEKMSDSDMIAVLWEMIFRGTDTVAILMEWIMARMVLHPDIQAKAQAELDAVVGRGRGVTDADVANLPYIQCVVKETLRMHPPGPLLSWARLAIHDAHVGGHLVPAGTTAMVNMWAIAHDPAIWAEPEVFRPERFQEEDVSVLGSDLRLAPFGAGRRVCPGKMLALATTHLWIAQLLHQFEWASAAAAGGVDLSERLSMSLEMATPLVCKAVPRFQAAA